The Priestia koreensis genomic interval GAAGAATTAAAAATGTACGTGCGCTAACGCAAGAAAAAGACCGCCAACGATAAGCGGTCTTTTTTATTAACTAATTTTGTGCTGTGTAGCCTGCTTCGTTTTAAAATAAGTGGTGTTGCGTAACGCTTTATAAATTCGTAGACCAATGAATGCACAGAAGAGAGTGAAGACTAAGTCCTTCAAAGCAAACAAGGCCATGATGTTCCATGCTGCTGCATAAGAAATAGGTGCATGAATCCATGTTTTAAGAGCAAGGTACATTAAGTTTGTACCAACTAAGTAAATCATGACAACTCCTGCAAGGGAAGCGATAATAAAGGTAGAAAGAGAATAATTTCCTTTTAATTCAACTACTTTCCCAGCTGCATAAGCTCCGAAAATATACGAAACAATAAATCCGCCCGAAGGACCTAAAAGCGAATCAAAGCCACTACCAAATTGAGCAAATACGGGAGCTCCTGCTAAACCAACGATCATATATACGGTCATTGATAAAGCGCCAATTCTACTACCAAGCAACAAACCAGCTAGTACGGTAAAGAAAGGCTGCATAGTAAGTGGGATGTTGGCTACTTGTAAGAAGGGGGCAAATGATGTAATGTTTGCACCAATAGCCATTAGCGCAACAAACATAGCCGCCATTGTTAAATCAATTGTTCGCAACTTTTGTCTTTTCTCCATAGTGGTCACCTCTTCATTATGTATCTAATCCAAATCTTAAAAGCAAACGCCTTTTATGTCAACTTATTTTTTGTAATAGTTAACAAAAAACCACCTTTTTCATTTTCCTCAGAATCAGGAAGATGAAAAAGGTGGTTGTTATATTTCATCGACTAGCATTTCTACACCGTTTAATTCAGACGCATGGTCGATGTATCGTAATAATGAATAGAGCTCTTCTTGAATCACGCGATAATTCCGTTCAAAATTATAGGCGTGAAGGAAATGCTCAATTTTCTTTGATAAAAAATCGTCCTCTGTACGAACCATTAAAACCAGCAGATTATCCCATTGAGAACGGTGGGTATAATAGAGGGCTTTATCGTAATCCATATCATCCATGACATTACCTCCTTTGAGGAGTCCTTTATATTTTGTGATAAATCCTCTAAATTTTTACGCTGAAAATGTTGGACGAATCTCCTCATAAAAAAGCGCCCGTCTAGGGTATGAAGATACCTTAGACAGGCGCTGATAAGCATAAATAGATCTGATAGTTGGAATACTAGCCCTATATTAAGTAGCTAAATATTCGTGTATATCCACTTTTAAGGAATCAGCAAGACGCTGTCCGAATTCGCGATCGGCCCGGATGAAGTTGCAGATTGCCAAAAGCTTTGTTTTTTCATTTACGTCTTTTAAATCGTCTGTTAGGTTTTTAATCAAATTGTCCTTTTCAGAATCTGTATAACGTCGATAACGCTCACCAGCCTGTTGAAAATCGTTTGGTTTATCGATTTTTTCTCTCGTGATGTGACCGTGTGCTGGTTGTGTGCTGTCGCGGTACGCTGGAGCCTCTGGTAAGTACGAGTCGCGATTAGGCTCGTAGTTAATCGTTGATTCAGGCGTTTTTGTTTGCATAAATCCATCGCGCTGATGATTCTGAACAGAAGCATAAGGGCAATTAATCGGAATTTGTAAGTAATTTGGTCCTAGACGATGTCTTTGGGTATCTGGATACGAAAATAGCCGAGCCTGAAGCAGTTTGTCTTCTGAAGGCTCAATCCCTGGCACAAGCGCACTTGGTGAAAAGGCAGCTTGTTCAACTTCAGCAAAGAAGTCTTTTGGATTTTTATCAAGCGTCATTGTCCCAACTTTTTTCAAAGGATATGTATCCTCTGACCAAGTTTTCGTTGGATCACACGGATCATAGTCCAGCTTATCATAGTCATCCAACGGCATAATTTGGACGTACATGTCCCATTTCGGATGATCACCTTTTTCGATATGTTCGAAAAGATCTCTCGTTGCATGGTTGAAATCTTCTTTCTGAATTTCTGCCGCTTCTTCCATTGTTAAACTCTTCACACCTTGATGTGGCTTCCAGTGGTATTTCACATATACTGTTTCCTCATCTGCATTTATCCATTTGAAAGCATGAACGCCGAAGCCTTCCATTTGACGATAGTTTGCTGGCGTACCCAAATCGGAAAACAGCCATGTCATCATATGAGTTGATTCAGGAGTTAGCGTCATAAAATCCCAGTATCGATCGGGATCCTGGATATTTGTATCAGGAGCAGGTTTTAACGAATGAACCATATCAGGGAACTTGATTCCGTCCCGTATGAAAAATACCGGAAGATTATTTCCAACTAGGTCATAGTTTCCTTCTTCGGTGTAAAACTTCGTTGAAAAGCCACGCGGGTCGCGAAGCGTTTCAGGTGATCCTTTTGGATGAATAACGGTTGAGAATCGAACAAATACAGGTGTTTCTTTTCCTTCCTCCTGTAAAAACGCTGCTTTCGTGTATTGCTTCATGCTGTTTTCAACCGTAAACACACCATGTGCTCCAGCTCCTCTAGCATGTACAACACGTTCAGGAATACGTTCTCTATCAAAATGTGCAATCTTTTCAATAAGATGATAATCCTCGATAAGCGTAGGTCCTCGATTTCCTACGGTACGAGAATTCTGGTTGTCGCCTACGGGTGTGCCTTGATTCGTCGTTAAATGGTTCTTCTTTTCCACTTTTCTTCCTCCTCGTTAAAAACGGATTGGCATCGTAATGAAGCAATATGTATAAAATTCCTTCATATCCGATTGTTTCTAGTATTTAAATACCTCAAATACACACCTCTAAACTTCGAATTGTCGTCGCATAAAAAATGGCACAAAAAAGAACATCATAGACTGATGTTCCTCCTAAAAGTTCACAATAGAATTCTCTATTATAAGCACGTATCTTCAATTTTATTAAGAAGCGATTTTAATTTGGCAACAGAATCATCCAAAGAAAGGTAGTAGTAGCGCTGTGTTCCTACTTTTGTAAGAGAAACGAGCCCTGTATCCCGGAGAATTTTTAGATGATGAGAGACGGCCGGTCGTGACAACGTAAGCTGATTTGTAATGTCGTTCACATTAACTTGTTCATGCTGTGACAAAATCATAATAATATCCTGCCTTGCGGGATCGCTCAGTGCCTGGAAAATTGGAATACTGTTTCGAAACAAAGCCATTGCTTCATCGTGCTCTGGACCAGATGTATAAGTCACGAGAGTACACCTCAGTTCGTTAGTTTAAATGTTTAAACATAATGTACCGAATCAATCAAAGAGAAAAAAAAAAGCAAGGGACAGGTCTACGTTAAGCAGAAACTTTGTACATGATTTTGAGATTTAAACATAAATTTCAAGTAAGGGAAGAAAGGGGAGATGGAAGTGCGGGAAGAAGAGCAAAAGCAACTTCAGTATGCGATACAGGAAATTACCGAGATTGCCAAAGGATTTGGACTCGATTTTTATCCGATGCGTTATGAAATTTGTCCGGCAGATATCATTTATACGTTCGGGGCATATGGAATGCCTACGCGTTTTTCTCACTGGAGCTTTGGGAAGCAGTTTTATAAAATGAAGCTTCATTATGATTTAGGATTAAGTAAAATCTATGAACTTGTTATTAACTCTGATCCATGCTACGCGTTTTTACTTGATTCAAATGCACTGATACAAAATAAATTAATTGTGGCTCACGTCTTGGCACACTGCGATTTCTTCAAGAATAATTATCGGTTTGTCAATACGAAGCGAGATATGGTAGAGAGTATGGCGGCAACGGCTGACCGCATTAAGCACTATGAAATTTCCTATGGGAAAAAGGAAGTCGAGACGTTTTTAGATGCGATCCTATCGATCCAAGAGCATATTGATCCATCCCTCATGCGTGCAAAGTTGTCTTGGAGCATGGAAGATGATGAAGAGGGAGGCTTTAATAGCGACAGCCCTTATGATGATTTGTGGAACCTTGATTACAAGGATCGAAAAAAACCAAAAGTCGAAAAGCAGAAAAAGAAGTTTCCACCACAGCCGGAAAAGGACATTCTCTTATTTATTGAGCAATATAGCCGTGACCTAGAGGACTGGCAGCGTGATATTTTAACGATGATGCGAGAGGAAATGCTTTATTTCTGGCCGCAGCTCGAAACAAAAATCATGAACGAAGGCTGGGCGTCGTATTGGCATCAGCGCATTATCCGTGAGATGAACCTCACAAGCAATGAGGCTATTGAGTTTGCCAAATTAAACGCAGGCGTCGTGCAGCCATCTAAAACGGGGATCAACCCGTATTATCTTGGTCTTAAAATCTTCGAAGATATTGAAGATCGCTATGACAACCCAACAGCTGATATGAAAAAGCGCGGTGTTAAAGCGGGAAGCGGCCGTGAGAAGATGTTTGAAGTGAGGGAAGTGGAATCAGATATCTCGTTTTTACGCAACTATTTAACGAAGGATCTTGTGATGCGTGAAGATATGTACCTCTTCCAAAAACAAGGAAAAGACTATAAGGTTGTTGATAAGGAATGGACGAAGGTTCGTGATCAGCTCGTTGGAATGCGTGTGAACGGAGGATTCCCGTACATTACAGTTAATGATGGTGATTACCTTCGCAACGGCGAGCTATACTTAAAGCACTGGTATGAAGGAATTGAGTTAGATACAAAGTATTTGGAAAAGGTAGTCCCGTACGTATATCAACTATGGGGAAGAACCGTTCATCTTGAAACGGTGTTAGACGGACGTGAAGTCATGTTTTCCTACGATGGGAAAAACATTCATAAAAAGAATCTCTGAAAAAGTCGCTGCGTGTCAGCGGCTTTTTTCCATAATATTTGAAGTTTATGAGAGTCGAAAGAGGGAATTGAAAACATTAATAAACCCTATCATTAATAAGAAAAATTAAATAACCAAAAGGTTTTGAGGTGAGAGATGAATATGATAAAAGAATTGATGGAAAGAATAAAAATAAACGAAGTAAGTGACTTGGCGGCAGTTTTAGCCTACTATTTCTTGCTTTCTCTTTTTCCACTGCTGATCTTTATGGTTTCG includes:
- a CDS encoding ArsR/SmtB family transcription factor, with product MALFRNSIPIFQALSDPARQDIIMILSQHEQVNVNDITNQLTLSRPAVSHHLKILRDTGLVSLTKVGTQRYYYLSLDDSVAKLKSLLNKIEDTCL
- a CDS encoding biotin transporter BioY is translated as MEKRQKLRTIDLTMAAMFVALMAIGANITSFAPFLQVANIPLTMQPFFTVLAGLLLGSRIGALSMTVYMIVGLAGAPVFAQFGSGFDSLLGPSGGFIVSYIFGAYAAGKVVELKGNYSLSTFIIASLAGVVMIYLVGTNLMYLALKTWIHAPISYAAAWNIMALFALKDLVFTLFCAFIGLRIYKALRNTTYFKTKQATQHKIS
- a CDS encoding YhdB family protein; this encodes MDDMDYDKALYYTHRSQWDNLLVLMVRTEDDFLSKKIEHFLHAYNFERNYRVIQEELYSLLRYIDHASELNGVEMLVDEI
- a CDS encoding catalase, with protein sequence MEKKNHLTTNQGTPVGDNQNSRTVGNRGPTLIEDYHLIEKIAHFDRERIPERVVHARGAGAHGVFTVENSMKQYTKAAFLQEEGKETPVFVRFSTVIHPKGSPETLRDPRGFSTKFYTEEGNYDLVGNNLPVFFIRDGIKFPDMVHSLKPAPDTNIQDPDRYWDFMTLTPESTHMMTWLFSDLGTPANYRQMEGFGVHAFKWINADEETVYVKYHWKPHQGVKSLTMEEAAEIQKEDFNHATRDLFEHIEKGDHPKWDMYVQIMPLDDYDKLDYDPCDPTKTWSEDTYPLKKVGTMTLDKNPKDFFAEVEQAAFSPSALVPGIEPSEDKLLQARLFSYPDTQRHRLGPNYLQIPINCPYASVQNHQRDGFMQTKTPESTINYEPNRDSYLPEAPAYRDSTQPAHGHITREKIDKPNDFQQAGERYRRYTDSEKDNLIKNLTDDLKDVNEKTKLLAICNFIRADREFGQRLADSLKVDIHEYLAT
- a CDS encoding SpoVR family protein, with the translated sequence MREEEQKQLQYAIQEITEIAKGFGLDFYPMRYEICPADIIYTFGAYGMPTRFSHWSFGKQFYKMKLHYDLGLSKIYELVINSDPCYAFLLDSNALIQNKLIVAHVLAHCDFFKNNYRFVNTKRDMVESMAATADRIKHYEISYGKKEVETFLDAILSIQEHIDPSLMRAKLSWSMEDDEEGGFNSDSPYDDLWNLDYKDRKKPKVEKQKKKFPPQPEKDILLFIEQYSRDLEDWQRDILTMMREEMLYFWPQLETKIMNEGWASYWHQRIIREMNLTSNEAIEFAKLNAGVVQPSKTGINPYYLGLKIFEDIEDRYDNPTADMKKRGVKAGSGREKMFEVREVESDISFLRNYLTKDLVMREDMYLFQKQGKDYKVVDKEWTKVRDQLVGMRVNGGFPYITVNDGDYLRNGELYLKHWYEGIELDTKYLEKVVPYVYQLWGRTVHLETVLDGREVMFSYDGKNIHKKNL